In Candidatus Eisenbacteria bacterium, the genomic window GGGCGCGAGATCGGGGAAGACCCAGTTGTAGGCCTGCTGATCGCGCCATTTCCCTTCCGACAGGGACCGGAGGCCTTGAACGGCGTCGCGCTGCCCATGCAAGCAGATGATCGCGTCCGCGATGGCGTCGAGTTGCTCGTTCGTCAAAGCCAGGCGTGGGATCTGGACGGGGACCAGGCGGTTTCTGTTGACCAGGCCCGAGGCGGTGGCGCGCACGCCCGACAAGAGATAGAGGGCCGCAGAGAAGGTGTCCTGCTGGTTCTTGTCGATCTGCGGGAAGAACTCGTCCGCGCGGATGTACGCCCCGTCGCATCCGCGCTCCAAGGGAACGCCCGCCTCGCGGAGGCGGCCGGTGAATCGCTCGGTCTGCGACATGACCCAGTGGACTTCGGCCTCGTCGCACATCTCGGCGAGGCCGCGCGCCAGCACCTCCATCGTCCGCCCGGCCATGCCTCCGTAAGTGTGAAGTCCCTCGTATACCACGACCTCGTTCATGAACTTCTCGTGGATGTCTGGGTGGTCGGTCGTGAGGATCCCGCCGGTGTTGGACTTCGGGTCCTGGGCCCCGTCCATCTGGAAGACGTCGGTCGTCTTGACGATCTGCCTGACGATCTCGGCCACGGGTCGATCGGCTTGCCCCTGCTCGTGGCGCTGAATGTGCCAAGCGTTCTCGATGATCCGGGAGCCGTCGCACACGACCTTCTTCCCGTGCCTCTCCGCGAGGGCGCGCACGGTGCGGAGGTTCTTCAGGCTGAACGGGTGCTGTCCGTCGGCGAAGGCCTGAAGGCCGACGAAGGCGACATTCTGTCCCTTCAGGATCTCCTCGAGCCTCTCCAGATCTACGTTGCCGGTGAAGACCTGCTCCTTCGCGTCGCGCACGTCGGGGTATCCGACGCCCAGCGGCACGAAGACGTCGGCCCTCGAGCGCGCATTGCTCGGGACGGCGGAGCCGGCGGGGATCATCGTCGCGGTGACGAGCTTGACGCATCCCAGCACGTTGTGGGTGGGGCAGACGTACTCGTGTCCCAGGACACCGCGCACGGAGACCTCCAGGGTCTCGAAGTTGCGTGAGCCCGCATAGGCCTCATCCCCGATCAGCTGTCCGGAGAGCTGCTCCTGGCTCATGGCGTTCGTTCCGAGGGAGCACATGTCGAAGCTTGCCTGCGTCGGCGTCAGGTGCCAGACGTTGAATCGAACCTGCGACAGGAGCTTCTTCCGCTCCTCGAGCGTCGGGAACGAGAGTGGACGGACCGTCTTGATCTTGTGGGGCTCATGGACGACCATGCCGCAACCTCCGGAATGCGATGAAGCCAGTTCCAAACCTCAAGATCTATACCATATCCGGCGTTGATGGCACAGAGCGGACTTCCCGATTCCCGCGCGAGGCGAGGAGCGATTCCGCACAGGGGCCCCAATCCGTTCCGCGGATCGACTCAGATGCGTTGTCAACTAGCTATGCCCGGCTCTGTCGTTGCCACGATCTACGATGTCTGCGGGAGGATCGTCTCGGCATTCGACTCCGGTCCCAGGAGCAGTGGCGGGGTCGAATGGGCGTGGGACGGCACTGACAGGGGAGGCAGACCCGCGGGGAGCGGAGTCTACCTCCTGGATGTCGAGGCCGGGGGAGTCCGCCACCGCAGGCAGCTCATCCTGTTGCGGTAGCATCTGAGCGGATTGACCGCATCCGAGACGGTCGCCTGGGGCGCCTAGGGACCCCGACGGTCTCCCGCAGCCCCGCGCCGCGAACGCGAACATAGCGGGGCGGAGGGAGCCGTCGGGGTGCGTCGACCTCGCATCCCGTTTCGCTCGCTAAGGTGCAGGGCGCGAACTCAAACGGACCGCCAGCGTTTCACCTGGCGCGTCCCCTACTTCTTCTCCGGAGCGGCTGCCCCCTTGGATCCCGGGCAGCCCTTGGCCTTCGGGCACTTGCCGCAATCATGCCCCGCCGCCTTGGCGTCGGCCGGGACGACCTTGAGCAGCTTGGCCTCCTTCGCCAGCTCCTGGACGGTTTTCAGGATGGTCTCGGGATTCGTCTTCTCGGTAGCGAAGGTCACATGAAAGAGCTTCGTCTCCTTCTCTACCTGCGCGACGATGATGCCCGGCTTGCCGTTGAGCGCCTTGGCGAGATCCCGGAGCAGCGTCCCCTCCATCAGGTTCGGGACGTCCAGGACGGCCGTCTGGGCCGCCGGCTTCGATTCCTCCTGCTTCGTCTCCTTCTTGGCTTGCTCATCAGCCCCTGCTGCGGAGATCGCGGCGAGGGACAGAGCCAGGGCGAGCGTCATCCAGATCCATCGGCGTGACCGCACTTGGCTTCCTCCTTCTTGTGTCAGCTTGTTCAGGGGCGCGGGCCGGAGCTCATGGCTCGGAGTCCGCGCCGAGGCTTGATCCATCAATCGAAAGGACGCGAAAGACCTGAAAGCGAATCTCTCCGGACGCCTCTTCGAAGACGGGCCCTTCGATCGCGTCCCGGATCGCCCCCGGACCGCATCGGGCCGGGTCGTACGTGACCAGGGCCTCGTTCCTGGAGGCATAGACGACGCAGCGCAGGACCCCGGGGATCCCCTCGAGCTGCCTTGCCATGATCTCTCCCGTGTCGACGCAACGGACTCCGCTCACTCGGAATCGGCCGGTCTCGACGGCCGCGCCGCCGGCCTCCTCATAGTCGACCACGAGGCTCGGCGCGGCGAAAAGCCGAGCGCTCCACAGTCCCAGAACGGTCGCCGAGGCGATGCAGAGGGGGACGATCCACTTCGGCGCCCTCATACGATTCTTCCTTTCCTCATACCCTCTTCCCCTCCAGGCAAAGCTCGAGCGCTCCCGGGGAGGGGCAGGCTTCCGTGCACTCCAGACACAGCGTGCACTCCCCTGACCGGACTTCGGCCGGGCGTGAGATCTCGATCGCCTGCGGGCATGCCCTGTCGCACGCGCCGCAACCGGTGCAGGTGGACCAAGATCGCCGGATGCGGAGCCGTCCGACCGCGGCAAACGGCCAGAGAACTACGCCCAGTGGGCAGAGATAGCGGCACCAGGCCATCGGGATCAGAAAGGCCAGGCCCAGGACGCCCGCGAGGATCGCGTAACTCACGTTCCGCACGTCGTGCCCGTGCATGCTGAAGAGAATGTAATAGGGATCGTACCCCCTGAAGACGAGTTCCCCGGTGCGATAGGTGAAGATGAGGATGACGACCAGGACCGGCACCCGCAACAAGCGAAGGGACCGATCGAGCCATCGGGGAGGTTCCACGAAGCCGACGGAGGAGACCGCGGCCCCGCCCCGCTTCGCTGCGATCCATCGCCGCAGGGCCGAGATCCACTCGCTGACGGTTCCGAAGGGGCACACCCAGGAGCAGAACGCCTTCCGGGCGATCAGCGTCAGAAGCAGGAGTGCGAGGAAGAGCGAGAGATTACGCTCTCCGGTCGCGCAGCTGAAACTCTGGTTCGTGATGAGTGACCAGGCCGTCTCGAGGCCTCCGAAGGGGCAGTAGGTCTCGATGCTGGAAAGGGAGAGGCCCAGCGCGAGGCGAACCCCCGCGACCGTGGTGGCTATGACGAGGGCAAGCTGGACGATCGTCCGCGCCCACTGCACGGAGGTCCTTCGTCCTCTTGGCCGGCCGATGCCATCCATGCCGATTCTGTCTCCCATGCGTCGCCGTCCGTCCGCCTTCCGAACGCGTCTCTCGAATCGCCGCGACCGCGGAGCTGCGGCATCGCGTCCGCGGTCACGACGATACGGCCATTCTACCGGGTGGGGAGGCGGTGTGACAAGCGGCGCGCCGCGAGGAGGATGGCCCCCGACGGTTCCCTTCGCTCCGCTAGGTTCGCGTTCGCGGCGCGCGGCATCGGGAGCCGGTCGGGGGTCCCCGCGCGCGCCCGTCGGCGCGAGCGTCGGCTACCTGTTCCTGTCGGAGGCCTGTCTGAGGGGCTCGAGGAACTCCTCGTGCGGCTCGAGGCCGAACAGCCTGCATGAATCGACGTCCGCCCAAGCCTCATCGTAGGCGCCGATCCCGAAGTGAGCGATCGCCCGATTGTTGTAGGCCTTCGGATCTCTCCGCAGACGAAGATAGCGGGAGTAGTCGGCGATCGCCTCCTCGTATCTCTCCGCTCTCAGACGCGTGTTGGCCCGATTGTAGTAGGCGTTCAGCATGTCGGGCCGCAACCTGAGCGCCTCGTTGTGGTGACGGATCGCCTCGTCGTACGCTCCCTCTCTCCCGAGCGCCAGTCCGAGGTAGTCGTGTGCGCGGGCGTTCAGTGGCCTCTTGCGGATCGTGTCCTTCCAGATCGCGACTTCGCTGCGATAGTCCGCGTTGCGCGAGACAGTCGTCAGTCCCAGGGCCAGCGCCACGATGGCGAGCGCGATCGCCTCGATTCTTGACCCTGCTCGGCGGCCCGCGGGGGGGTGGCCGGCGATCCTGCGGATGAGTCGGTCGGCGGCAAGGACCCCCGTGAGGGCGACCGCCGCCAGTGGCAGGTAGATCCTGTGTTCGAAGATCGGATCGGCGATCGGAACGATGCTGGAGGTCGGGGCGAGAATCAGAAAGAACCACGCGCCCAGGAAGCCGAGCCTCGGTCTCCTGATCAGGGACCATGCCGCGATCCCCGCCAGCGCCGCCACTGCGAGACCGGCCGGGAGCGCTTCCCCCGGCCTCTCCGCGATCGGCCAGCCGTAGTCGAGGACGAGCGGCCGCGGCCAGACGCTCAGTCTCAGGTAGTGAAGGATGACCCCGAACTCGGTGCCGAGGTAGCGGAGCCATGAGAAGGGCAGGTCGAACCCGGCGGTTCCCCCGCGGGCCGGATTGGCGGCCATCAAGAGCCCGAGAATCGCCCATGTGGACGCCAGAAGGACGTGGATCGTGCCGCGCCGGATGAGGATCTCCTTCCAATCCCTCGAGAGAAAGATCCTGTCGTAGAGCAGGACTATCAATGGCGCGGTGACCATGACCTCCTTCGTCCCCATCCCGAGCGCGCAGGCCGCAACCGCCAGAGCGGACCATCCCCTTTGCCCAGGAGTTCCGGGCGCGTGGAGGGCGCCGCGGAGCGTCGAGTAGAGCGTGAGGAGATAGAAGAGCCCCATAAGCGACTCGGCGCGCTGGACGACATAGGTGACAGACGAAGTCTGGATGGGGTGGACGGCCCAGAGAAGCGCGGCGGCGAAGGCGATCGCGTCCGCCCTGGCGGAGAGGACCGGATCGATTCGCGGAAGTCGCAGAGTCCTGCGCGCGATCCCGAAGAGAGCGAGAGCCGCCAGCGCGTGGATTCCGATGTTGACCAAGTGGTAGCCGAGCGGATCGAGTCCGCCGAGAGCGTAGTTCAAGGCGAGGGAGAGGTTCAGGATCGGGCGCCCGCTCGTGGTCGACCTGGGGAAGGTGGAGAGGATCGTCCCCGGCGATCCCAGGTCGCAGATCGTCGGGTTCTCCACGATTCCCCGGCGGTCATCCAGGACGAATGCGCCGCGTAGGCTGTTGGCGTAGGCGAGGGCGATCGCCGCCACGATGAGGAGCTTCAACAACCACCTGGGCGGGACCGGGGTGGAAGCCGTCGGCCAGGAGCGCTCGCTCGAGTTGCGGGGCGCCGCGGATCCGAATCCTCCCGATCCCGCGGGTTCCTGGGGCTCCGTTCTGTCGATCGTTGTCTCCATCTCCTGCGTGCGAAGGTAGCCGTCGGGGTCCGATCGCGCAATCGCGCCGGAGACCCTGGCCCGGCGGACGGTTCTTGCGCGCCGGCTGCTTCCCTAAGGCCCGCGCCGCGGACGCGAACCGTTGCGGCCGCTCCCGCCGACGGTCTATCCTCCATCCCGCGGACCGGCCGGCGGCTCCGTGAGCGCGGCCGCCCCCGGCCGAGCCCGGCGATGAACGCGAGAGAGATCGCCATGAGGCCGCATCACCTCCCGTCCTTCACTCTGGGCCTGATCGCCCTTCTGGTCGGGCACTCGATACGGCCGTCTGCGTTCCCCGCGCAGGCCGTCGCGCCCCGCCCGGCGGCCGTCGATGCGGTCGCGCAGGCCGGCATCCTCGACAGTCTCAAGGGCATGGTCGACAGCCTGCAGTTCGCGGCCAGCTACCAGAGGGCCGGCGGCCTCGCGCGCGAGGCGGTCCGCATCGCGGGAGAAACCGCAGCCGCGGGGGACAGCGCGCCCCTCTCGGAGTGGCTCCGCCGGTCGGCCGCGCTCGAACTGGAGTTGGGCCGTTTCACGGACGCGGAGAGTCTGTTCAGGAGGGCGCTGGGGATCGAGACGAGGTCGAGGTGCGACAGCGCTTCCATCCTTGACGCCCTGCGCGGCTTTGCCGCAATCGTCCTCGAGAGAGGCGACCTCGCGGAGGGGGAGCGCGGGGCGCTCTTCTGCCTTCGTTCCGGCGCCAGGATCAACGGCCCTCGGAGCGTCGAGGCCGCGAAGGACATGATGCGGATGGCCGAGGTGCGCATGAGGCAGCAACGCTTCGCCGACGCCGAGAGCCTTCTGGCCGAGGCGGAGAGCGTCTCCGCGCGGCAGACGGGGCCGGACAGGGATGCTCTCGTCGATGTCCTGCGGCTCCAAGCCGAGCTCGCGTTCTCGAGGGCGAGATACCAGGATGCCCGCGCCCTCTTCGCTCGCAGTCTCGCTCTTGCGGAGGAGATCCACGGCGCCGGCAGCGATCCCGCGACGCTCCACCTGAACGTGCAAGCGAAGGTCCAAAGAAGGCTGGGCGAACTGGGCGAGGCGAGGGAGTGCTACAAGCGCTGTCTGCAGACCCGACAGAGAGTCTACGGCGCCGAGAGCCCGCACGTCGGCGCGGTTCTGCACGACCTGGGCGTCCTTCTCTATGACATGGGCGACTATGAAGAGGCCGTGCGAACCGCGGAGCGCGCCCTGGCCATACGGAGCGCCTCATTCGGGCCCAAGGACGCGCGGGTGGCCCTCACGATGGTGACGCTGGGGAGGTATCTGCAGGGAGTCGGCCGATACGCCGAGGCGATCCGGGTCGCACGGGATGCGGCGGAGAGGATGGAAGCAGCGCAGGGATCCGCGCACCCACAGACAGCGCTGGCGCTGAGCAGGCTCGCGGGGCTTCTTCTGCGACGGGGAGACATCCTGGAGGCAGACCGGCTCTATCGACGCAGCCTGAGGATCACGGAATCGGTCTATGGTGATCAGCACCCCGAGGTCGCGTCGCATTGCATGAACCTGGGGCTGTGCCTTCTCGAGCAGGGAAGGGTCGACGAAGCGCGCGTCGAACTCGAGCGATCGGTCAGGACCGGACGCGCCGTGTACGGGTCGGGGAGCGCGCGGACCGCGGTCTTCGAGCGAGAGCTGGCTCGAGCGCTGGCGGTCCAGGGAAAGGTGGATGAGGCGATCGCCGTCCTTGACGCCTGCGTGGCCAACCAGCAGGGCCAGCTCGGCGCGGAGAATCCGAATCTGATCGCGACTCTCTCGCGCCTTGCCGAGGCCGAGTTGATCGCAGGGCGGATCGCCGAGGGCCGGGCCCACTCGGCCCGCACGATCGATCTGGGCGAGAAGATCTATGGGGCCGAGCACATGAACCTGGTCGGGCCGCTCCTCACGGCGGCGGAGCTGGACGCGGCCGAGGGAAAGTGGCGCGAGGCCGTGGCGAAGGGGATCCGAGCCACGCAGATCGCCCTGGCGGTCCAGGAGGAGGCCTACCGCGGGTCCTCGGACGAGGAGGCGCTGCAGGTTCTGGGACTTGCGGCCAGGGCGGTGACCACCCTCTGCGGGCTGCTTCCGTTGCGCGAGCAGTGTCCCGACACGACGTTGGAACGGGTCTTCTGTCTGCTCGCGCGGACGCATGGGCAGGTGCTGGATCGCATGGCCGAGCGCCACAGGCTGATCGAGTCGGGAGTGGATCCCGGGTCCGCATCGCTGCAGGCCGGGTACCTCGCGGCCTGCCAGCGCCTGGCAAACCTCGTCGGAAAGGAGCTCCTGTCGCCGGAGACCTCCTTCCACGAGGAGACGAGAAGGGCGCGGG contains:
- a CDS encoding tetratricopeptide repeat protein, which gives rise to MNAREIAMRPHHLPSFTLGLIALLVGHSIRPSAFPAQAVAPRPAAVDAVAQAGILDSLKGMVDSLQFAASYQRAGGLAREAVRIAGETAAAGDSAPLSEWLRRSAALELELGRFTDAESLFRRALGIETRSRCDSASILDALRGFAAIVLERGDLAEGERGALFCLRSGARINGPRSVEAAKDMMRMAEVRMRQQRFADAESLLAEAESVSARQTGPDRDALVDVLRLQAELAFSRARYQDARALFARSLALAEEIHGAGSDPATLHLNVQAKVQRRLGELGEARECYKRCLQTRQRVYGAESPHVGAVLHDLGVLLYDMGDYEEAVRTAERALAIRSASFGPKDARVALTMVTLGRYLQGVGRYAEAIRVARDAAERMEAAQGSAHPQTALALSRLAGLLLRRGDILEADRLYRRSLRITESVYGDQHPEVASHCMNLGLCLLEQGRVDEARVELERSVRTGRAVYGSGSARTAVFERELARALAVQGKVDEAIAVLDACVANQQGQLGAENPNLIATLSRLAEAELIAGRIAEGRAHSARTIDLGEKIYGAEHMNLVGPLLTAAELDAAEGKWREAVAKGIRATQIALAVQEEAYRGSSDEEALQVLGLAARAVTTLCGLLPLREQCPDTTLERVFCLLARTHGQVLDRMAERHRLIESGVDPGSASLQAGYLAACQRLANLVGKELLSPETSFHEETRRARAEKEEAERALSVASDEFRERLERRKQEAAMTCDRLAEILPPGGGIVHFVRYPDLAA
- a CDS encoding tetratricopeptide repeat protein is translated as METTIDRTEPQEPAGSGGFGSAAPRNSSERSWPTASTPVPPRWLLKLLIVAAIALAYANSLRGAFVLDDRRGIVENPTICDLGSPGTILSTFPRSTTSGRPILNLSLALNYALGGLDPLGYHLVNIGIHALAALALFGIARRTLRLPRIDPVLSARADAIAFAAALLWAVHPIQTSSVTYVVQRAESLMGLFYLLTLYSTLRGALHAPGTPGQRGWSALAVAACALGMGTKEVMVTAPLIVLLYDRIFLSRDWKEILIRRGTIHVLLASTWAILGLLMAANPARGGTAGFDLPFSWLRYLGTEFGVILHYLRLSVWPRPLVLDYGWPIAERPGEALPAGLAVAALAGIAAWSLIRRPRLGFLGAWFFLILAPTSSIVPIADPIFEHRIYLPLAAVALTGVLAADRLIRRIAGHPPAGRRAGSRIEAIALAIVALALGLTTVSRNADYRSEVAIWKDTIRKRPLNARAHDYLGLALGREGAYDEAIRHHNEALRLRPDMLNAYYNRANTRLRAERYEEAIADYSRYLRLRRDPKAYNNRAIAHFGIGAYDEAWADVDSCRLFGLEPHEEFLEPLRQASDRNR
- a CDS encoding 4Fe-4S binding protein — its product is MGDRIGMDGIGRPRGRRTSVQWARTIVQLALVIATTVAGVRLALGLSLSSIETYCPFGGLETAWSLITNQSFSCATGERNLSLFLALLLLTLIARKAFCSWVCPFGTVSEWISALRRWIAAKRGGAAVSSVGFVEPPRWLDRSLRLLRVPVLVVILIFTYRTGELVFRGYDPYYILFSMHGHDVRNVSYAILAGVLGLAFLIPMAWCRYLCPLGVVLWPFAAVGRLRIRRSWSTCTGCGACDRACPQAIEISRPAEVRSGECTLCLECTEACPSPGALELCLEGKRV